A portion of the Lathamus discolor isolate bLatDis1 chromosome 5, bLatDis1.hap1, whole genome shotgun sequence genome contains these proteins:
- the BAG2 gene encoding BAG family molecular chaperone regulator 2 — MAQAKISAKASEGAQQQQQQQQQQQQSGGQLRGRFYRSTSMADRSSRLLENLDQLELRVEAFRDAASAMEQEKETLLEMIHNVQNSQDMRHISEGEREELNLTANRLMGRTLTVEVSVETIRNAQQQESLLHATKMIDEIVNKLLDDLEDAKIRLMSLYGACTSDVPAGPIDQKFQSVVIGCAIEDQKKIKRRLETLLRNLENSEKSITLLEHQKSSVRQSCNSKQD; from the exons ATGGCCCAGGCCAAGATCAGCGCCAAGGCCAGCGAGGgggcgcagcagcagcagcagcagcagcagcagcagcagcagtccgGCGGGCAGCTCCGAGGCCGCTTCTACCGCTCCACATCCATGGCGGACCGATCCAGCCGCCTGCTCGAGAACCTGGACCAGCTGGAGCTCAG GGTAGAGGCTTTCCGTGACGCAGCATCTGCTATGgaacaagagaaagaaacccTGCTAGAAATGATCCACAACGTACAGAACAGCCAGGACATGAGGCACATCAGCGAAG GTGAGAGAGAAGAGCTTAATTTGACAGCTAATCGCCTGATGGGCCGAACCCTCACGGTGGAGGTTTCTGTGGAAACCATCCGGAACGCCCAGCAGCAGGAATCCCTCCTGCATGCCACCAAGATGATCGATGAAATTGTCAATAAACTTCTAGATGATCTGGAAGACGCCAAAATCCGCTTAATGTCGCTTTACGGTGCATGCACATCCGACGTGCCAGCGGGACCCATCGATCAGAAGTTTCAGTCTGTGGTGATTGGGTGTGCCATTGAGGATCAGAAGAAGATCAAAAGGCGGCTAGAGACTCTGCTTAGAAACTTGGAAAACTCGGAGAAGTCCATCACGTTGTTGGAGCATCAGAAATCATCTGTTCGACAGTCTTGCAACAGCAAACAGGATTAA